The Litchfieldia alkalitelluris genome has a window encoding:
- a CDS encoding post-transcriptional regulator yields MENRYEQFRETVKPALKSKIEEFKLYGYDSVKEDELWNFLCKKKWKRDRDEKRLYQVVEDILSVKVGEYMNYATVEAFKSPDFFKDQGLKELSKLL; encoded by the coding sequence GTGGAAAATAGGTATGAACAATTTCGTGAAACTGTAAAGCCTGCATTAAAAAGTAAAATAGAAGAGTTTAAATTATATGGGTATGATTCTGTAAAAGAAGATGAATTATGGAATTTTTTATGCAAGAAAAAGTGGAAGCGAGATCGTGATGAAAAGCGTCTATATCAGGTTGTAGAAGATATCTTATCAGTTAAAGTGGGAGAATATATGAACTATGCTACAGTAGAAGCATTTAAATCTCCTGATTTCTTTAAAGATCAAGGATTAAAAGAGTTAAGTAAGCTATTGTAA
- the secDF gene encoding protein translocase subunit SecDF — translation MVKRGRIVAFFLIVLLLAGTIGLTTNNILNNIKLGLDLQGGFEILYEVKPANKGDVIDRKALVSTVNALEKRVNVLGVSEPNIQIEGEDRIRVQLAGVSDQNKAREILSTEAKLTFRDVNDQVLLDGTDLVEGGAAQGFDQENRPAVGIKLKSADEFRQVTEQVLNMGAGENLLVVWLDFEEGVDSFKEEVTKPNPKFLSAPAVSKILNESDVQIQGTFTIKEAQELAALLNAGSLPVELEEMYSTSVGAKFGEQALDKTIFAGIIGILIVFLFMVIFYRFPGVIAIITLSVYIYLILLVFDWMNGVLTLPGIAALILGVGMAVDANIITYERIKEELKLGKTPLSAFRAGTRRSLSTIFDANITTLLAATVLFTFGTSSVKGFATMLIISILASFITAVFGTRLLLGLWVNSRLLDKRVGFFGVKKSEVANIADVDDDTDVPTIFDKVDFVKHRKKFFLASAIFAVVGVGLLLTLKLNLGIDFDSGTRIEILADRPLTSNEISTELSKLDLEPRDVILSGNNNEIGVARFLGVLSKEEIAQVKDHFVEVYGAEPSISTVSPTVGKELARNAFIAVMIASIGIIIYVTIRFEINMALAAIVALLHDAFFIIVVFSILRIEVDITFIAAVLTIVGYSINDTIVTFDRIRELYKKKKKVKTFDDLADIVNRALRQTFTRSINTVVTVVITVLALLFLGAESITNFSFALLIGLISGTYSSLFIASQLWLIWKHKQLGKPKKKVVEDDLEPQI, via the coding sequence ATGGTTAAAAGAGGACGCATTGTTGCGTTTTTCCTGATTGTGTTACTACTAGCTGGTACAATAGGATTGACGACAAACAACATCTTAAACAACATTAAGCTTGGACTAGATTTACAAGGTGGCTTTGAAATTCTCTATGAGGTAAAGCCTGCTAACAAAGGAGATGTTATTGATAGAAAAGCACTAGTTAGTACTGTTAATGCATTAGAAAAACGTGTTAATGTGCTTGGTGTAAGTGAGCCAAATATACAAATTGAAGGTGAAGATCGAATCCGCGTTCAATTAGCAGGAGTCTCAGATCAAAATAAGGCGAGAGAAATTCTATCAACTGAAGCGAAATTAACATTCCGTGATGTAAATGATCAGGTCTTATTAGACGGAACGGACCTTGTTGAAGGTGGAGCTGCTCAAGGCTTTGACCAGGAAAATCGCCCAGCTGTTGGGATTAAATTAAAAAGCGCTGACGAATTTAGACAAGTAACTGAGCAAGTGTTGAACATGGGCGCAGGTGAAAATCTTCTAGTAGTATGGTTAGACTTTGAAGAAGGCGTTGATTCTTTTAAAGAAGAAGTAACGAAGCCTAACCCTAAATTTCTATCAGCACCAGCTGTAAGCAAAATACTTAATGAATCAGATGTTCAAATACAAGGGACATTTACAATTAAAGAAGCTCAGGAGCTTGCAGCACTTTTAAACGCAGGGTCATTACCAGTTGAGTTAGAGGAAATGTATTCAACTTCTGTGGGAGCTAAATTTGGGGAACAAGCTCTTGATAAAACCATTTTTGCAGGAATCATCGGTATTCTTATTGTTTTCCTATTTATGGTTATTTTCTATCGATTCCCTGGAGTAATTGCAATTATTACCTTAAGTGTATACATCTATTTAATTTTATTAGTCTTTGATTGGATGAATGGTGTACTGACTCTACCAGGTATTGCTGCTTTAATTCTAGGTGTGGGTATGGCCGTCGATGCCAATATTATAACGTACGAACGAATCAAAGAAGAATTAAAGCTAGGTAAAACACCTTTATCAGCTTTTAGAGCGGGAACACGTCGCTCGCTATCGACGATTTTTGATGCAAACATCACAACACTTTTAGCTGCAACTGTTTTGTTCACTTTTGGTACAAGCTCTGTTAAAGGGTTCGCTACGATGCTAATTATAAGTATTCTAGCGAGCTTTATCACAGCGGTTTTTGGAACTCGCCTTTTATTAGGACTATGGGTCAATAGCCGTTTGTTAGATAAGCGCGTAGGATTCTTCGGAGTGAAAAAATCAGAGGTTGCGAATATTGCTGATGTGGATGATGACACAGATGTTCCAACGATATTTGATAAAGTAGATTTTGTAAAACACCGTAAGAAATTTTTCTTGGCTTCAGCCATCTTTGCCGTTGTCGGAGTTGGTCTTTTATTAACATTGAAGCTAAATCTGGGTATTGATTTTGATAGTGGTACAAGAATTGAGATTCTTGCCGATCGACCTTTAACTAGTAATGAAATCTCCACTGAGTTAAGTAAGTTAGATCTTGAACCGAGAGATGTCATTTTATCAGGTAACAACAATGAGATTGGTGTTGCGCGCTTCCTCGGGGTATTATCTAAAGAAGAAATCGCGCAGGTCAAAGATCACTTTGTTGAAGTGTATGGAGCAGAACCAAGTATAAGTACAGTTTCACCAACAGTAGGAAAAGAACTGGCTCGTAATGCATTTATTGCAGTGATGATTGCTTCCATAGGTATTATTATTTATGTAACCATTCGATTTGAAATAAATATGGCATTAGCAGCAATTGTTGCTTTACTACATGATGCATTCTTTATCATTGTTGTGTTTAGTATTCTACGAATTGAAGTAGATATTACCTTTATCGCCGCCGTTCTAACAATTGTCGGTTATTCCATCAATGATACGATAGTAACGTTTGACAGAATACGTGAGCTTTACAAGAAGAAAAAGAAAGTCAAAACATTTGATGATCTTGCAGATATTGTGAATCGTGCCCTTCGTCAAACATTTACTCGTTCAATCAATACTGTAGTGACAGTAGTTATCACTGTATTAGCATTGTTATTCTTAGGTGCAGAATCCATTACTAATTTCTCGTTTGCGTTATTAATTGGATTAATTTCTGGAACCTATTCTTCATTATTTATCGCTTCCCAATTATGGTTAATATGGAAGCATAAGCAGTTAGGTAAACCGAAGAAGAAAGTAGTAGAAGACGATTTAGAGCCGCAAATTTAA
- a CDS encoding cation diffusion facilitator family transporter: MVGVVGNIILAIVKYVVGVMAGSRALVADAVHSASDVAGSFAVYIGVRAAKQPPDADHPYGHGKAESIAAIIVAVLLFLVGIEIGKSSIESFFIPIEAPKSFAIYAVVLSIVVKEWMFRYKFKLGKRINSDAVIVNAYEHRSDVYSSIAALIGIVGAVFGDSIGAPWLVYGDPVAGLFVSVLILKTAYKLGKESIHTTLDHVLHEEDTEELRQTVLTHPQVKKIDALHAREHGHYVIVDLKISVDPYMTVEDGHKVGKQVKEKLIQVDNVHDVFIHINPYSPDED, encoded by the coding sequence ATGGTTGGTGTGGTTGGAAATATAATTTTAGCTATTGTAAAATATGTAGTTGGTGTGATGGCTGGTAGTAGAGCGCTAGTAGCCGACGCAGTACATTCTGCTTCAGATGTAGCGGGTTCTTTTGCTGTGTATATAGGGGTTCGCGCAGCAAAACAACCACCCGATGCTGACCATCCATATGGACACGGAAAGGCAGAGTCCATTGCGGCAATTATTGTTGCAGTTCTTTTATTTTTAGTAGGGATTGAAATCGGGAAATCTTCGATTGAGTCCTTCTTCATTCCGATTGAAGCTCCAAAATCATTTGCTATTTATGCCGTAGTGCTTTCTATTGTGGTGAAAGAGTGGATGTTTAGATATAAGTTCAAACTGGGTAAAAGAATTAACAGTGATGCTGTTATTGTCAATGCGTATGAACATCGTTCAGATGTGTATTCATCAATTGCAGCATTAATTGGGATTGTTGGAGCAGTCTTTGGAGACAGTATTGGGGCGCCGTGGCTTGTTTATGGAGACCCTGTAGCCGGACTTTTTGTTTCTGTTCTTATTTTAAAAACGGCCTACAAACTCGGTAAAGAATCCATACATACAACATTGGATCATGTTCTACACGAAGAGGACACAGAAGAATTAAGACAAACTGTTTTAACACATCCACAAGTCAAAAAAATTGATGCATTACATGCTAGAGAACATGGACATTACGTTATTGTTGATTTGAAGATTTCGGTTGATCCTTATATGACTGTTGAGGATGGCCATAAGGTTGGAAAGCAAGTGAAGGAAAAACTAATACAAGTCGATAATGTTCATGACGTATTTATTCACATCAATCCTTACTCCCCAGATGAGGATTGA
- a CDS encoding LapA family protein has product MKRQWSLILAFLFALIVAIFAVINVDPVEVNYLFGTAQWPLILVIISSVLMGGFIVGAVGVFRYYSLSRKVRLLEKENNALKTKQVTPEVMDEEQEEELKEETKE; this is encoded by the coding sequence ATGAAAAGACAATGGAGTCTAATTTTAGCGTTTTTATTCGCGCTAATCGTTGCTATCTTTGCTGTAATTAACGTGGACCCGGTTGAGGTTAATTATTTATTTGGTACTGCACAATGGCCACTGATTTTAGTTATTATTTCTTCTGTTTTAATGGGAGGATTCATTGTGGGGGCTGTAGGGGTGTTTCGTTACTATAGCTTAAGTCGGAAAGTTAGGCTACTAGAAAAGGAGAACAATGCTTTAAAAACTAAGCAGGTTACTCCAGAGGTAATGGATGAAGAGCAAGAAGAGGAACTAAAGGAAGAAACGAAAGAATAA
- the recJ gene encoding single-stranded-DNA-specific exonuclease RecJ, with protein MLESKTRWNVNRAKEELVIELASQLNIAPLVASLLVNRGFNTVEDARDFLFIEKSEFHDPFLLDGMDITITRIKEAIERSEKILIFGDYDADGVSSTTVLLTALKESGADVDFYIPNRFTEGYGPNEPAFRWAKESGYKLIITVDTGISALREADVAKELELDLIITDHHEPGPVLPDAFSIIHPKKPNCSYPFKELAGVGVAFKVAHALLGRVPESLLEVAAIGTIADLVPLVGENRLLAKKGIGALKTTNRVGIKALLRVCGAEQSEVNEETIGFAIGPRINAVGRLDNADPAVHLLMTNDEEEAKSLAIEIDRYNKERQQLVNEMTNEAIKEVEDNYPPEKNGVLIIAKEGWNAGVVGIVASRLVDRFYRPTIVLSIDHEKGTAKGSARSIEGYNLYENLSTCREILPHFGGHPMAAGMTLLIEHVDELRERLNKLAEEQLSPEDFIPVTNVDLDCSIEEISIDTISQIELLSPFGMHNPKPKVRIKHANIQNIRRIGTNQNHIKMVFEDNGVSLDSIGFGFGEKYNEISPSAKVSVIGELSINEWNNFRKPQIMLQDLKIDQWQLFDMRGNKQFKDSIANISKEKRKLISFNEELVLNSVYQDHKDEILLINDIEDAKQYSFEGSYLCLLDLPSDEKILTSLLEPTLPSRIYTFFSTSQNHFFSTIPTREHFKWYFGFLAKKGVFDLNRYASDLAKHRGWSKETIDFMSQVFFELEFVNIDKGIISLSNQRKKRDLTESKTYQLKQQQIELENKFLYSSYQQLKHWFDSINNGSLKFEEAMN; from the coding sequence ATGTTAGAGTCAAAAACACGTTGGAATGTGAATCGTGCAAAAGAAGAACTAGTTATTGAATTAGCTAGTCAATTAAATATTGCACCTCTAGTAGCATCGTTGCTCGTAAACCGAGGGTTCAACACGGTTGAAGATGCGCGAGATTTTTTATTTATAGAAAAGTCAGAGTTTCATGATCCATTTCTATTAGATGGAATGGATATTACGATAACTAGAATAAAAGAAGCAATTGAAAGATCAGAAAAAATTCTTATTTTTGGTGATTATGATGCAGATGGAGTTAGTAGTACAACGGTTTTACTAACAGCATTGAAGGAAAGCGGTGCGGATGTTGATTTCTATATCCCGAATCGTTTTACTGAAGGATATGGTCCTAATGAACCTGCATTTAGATGGGCGAAAGAAAGTGGATATAAGTTAATAATTACTGTCGATACAGGGATTTCAGCACTACGTGAAGCAGATGTAGCAAAGGAATTAGAACTAGATTTAATTATTACTGACCACCATGAACCAGGGCCAGTTTTGCCTGATGCATTTTCAATTATCCATCCAAAAAAGCCTAATTGTTCATATCCATTTAAAGAACTAGCTGGAGTCGGTGTGGCATTTAAGGTTGCTCATGCATTACTTGGACGGGTTCCTGAATCACTGTTAGAAGTAGCTGCAATTGGAACGATTGCAGATCTTGTTCCCCTTGTTGGGGAGAATCGATTACTAGCGAAAAAAGGGATCGGAGCACTAAAGACTACTAATAGAGTAGGAATCAAGGCATTACTTCGTGTATGTGGCGCTGAACAAAGCGAAGTGAATGAAGAGACAATTGGTTTTGCAATTGGACCAAGAATTAATGCGGTAGGTCGCTTGGATAACGCAGATCCTGCAGTCCATTTATTAATGACGAATGATGAAGAAGAAGCGAAAAGTTTAGCCATTGAAATTGATCGTTACAATAAGGAACGTCAACAGCTAGTAAATGAAATGACGAATGAAGCGATTAAAGAAGTAGAGGACAATTATCCTCCTGAGAAAAACGGTGTCCTTATTATTGCGAAAGAAGGCTGGAATGCAGGAGTGGTCGGAATTGTTGCCTCAAGATTAGTGGACCGGTTTTACCGCCCAACAATTGTGTTAAGCATCGATCACGAAAAAGGAACCGCAAAGGGCTCTGCCAGAAGTATTGAAGGTTATAATCTTTATGAAAATCTATCAACTTGTCGTGAAATACTTCCGCACTTTGGTGGTCATCCGATGGCAGCAGGTATGACTCTACTCATAGAACATGTAGACGAGCTGCGTGAGCGCTTAAATAAGTTAGCGGAAGAACAGCTTTCGCCTGAAGATTTTATTCCCGTTACAAATGTTGATCTCGATTGTTCGATTGAAGAAATATCAATTGATACAATTAGTCAAATCGAGCTATTATCACCTTTTGGCATGCATAATCCAAAACCTAAAGTTCGAATCAAACATGCGAATATCCAAAACATTCGTAGAATCGGTACGAATCAAAACCATATCAAAATGGTATTTGAGGATAACGGGGTGTCATTAGATAGCATTGGTTTCGGTTTTGGCGAAAAATACAATGAAATTTCACCAAGTGCAAAAGTTTCAGTTATTGGTGAACTCTCAATCAACGAATGGAATAACTTCAGAAAACCACAAATCATGCTACAGGATTTAAAAATTGATCAATGGCAGCTCTTTGATATGAGAGGGAATAAACAATTCAAGGACTCAATAGCGAATATTTCAAAGGAAAAGCGAAAGTTAATTTCCTTTAATGAAGAATTAGTGTTGAATTCTGTGTATCAGGATCATAAAGATGAGATACTACTAATAAATGATATCGAAGATGCAAAACAATATTCGTTTGAAGGCTCATATCTTTGTTTACTAGATCTTCCTAGCGATGAGAAAATCTTAACATCCCTTTTAGAGCCAACTTTGCCGAGTAGAATTTATACATTCTTTTCTACAAGTCAAAATCACTTTTTTAGTACGATACCAACGAGAGAACATTTTAAATGGTATTTTGGCTTTTTAGCTAAAAAGGGTGTTTTTGATTTAAATCGCTATGCTTCAGACCTTGCCAAGCATCGAGGATGGTCAAAAGAAACGATAGATTTCATGTCACAGGTGTTTTTTGAACTAGAATTTGTTAATATAGACAAGGGAATCATCTCATTATCAAATCAACGCAAGAAAAGAGACTTGACTGAATCGAAAACTTATCAGTTAAAACAACAACAAATTGAATTAGAAAATAAATTTTTGTATTCATCATATCAACAGTTAAAGCACTGGTTTGATTCTATAAATAATGGTTCGCTTAAATTTGAGGAGGCAATGAACTAA